The window CTGCCGTGAAccccaacttcttcttcaactgtCGTATTGTCTGTTGTCAACTCAACTTGCTTTCAACTCGTCTATTGCTCCTCTGCGGTGGTAGTAGTCTGGCACTACCCACCCTTCTCCGCCTCTCCCCACCAGCTGTCCTCTTAGcctccttcctccaggcTTCCCATCTCCGCCCCTCACCAGTTCACCCTCTCTATGCCGCACCGGTAGCCTTCGAACGTCCCCGACACTCCTTCCCGGCAAGGgcagctcctgcagcatgtcctccttcccatcctcTACCCGGGCCTCCCATGGCCACTCTAACTCGTCGCACCGTCAATTCCCCGCCTACAACCCGGTCGCCGCCGTGACCGCTCCCGCCGGCACGTTCTTGCCCGGGACCAAGGTCCAGGTGGGCAGTCACCGCGTCGTGGTGGACAAGTATCTTTCGGAGGGTGGGTTTGCTCATGTCTACGTGGTGCGATTGCCTAAGGGGGCCAAGGGCTCGGAAACGGCGGTGCTGAAGCGAGTCGCTGTCCCCGACAAGGGGGCGCTCGCCAACATGCGCACCGAGGTcgagacgatgaagaagctcaagggCCACCGGCATATTGTCACCTATATCGATTCGCATGCCTCCCAGCTTAGCGGAGGCGGTTTCGAGGTCTTCCTGCTCATGGAATACTGTGCGGGCGGCGGTCTGATCGATTTCATGAATACCAGGCTCCAGAATCGCCTGACAGAACCGGAAatcatcaagatcttctcggATGTTGCCGAGGGTGTGGCCACTATGCATTACCTCAAGCCGCCGCTGCTCCATCGGGATCTCAAGGTTGAGAACGTCCTGATCTCGCGTTCCGGGGGTTCATCTTATTACAAACTGTGTGATTTTGGGTCCTCTGCACAGCCGCGTCCTGCAGCCAAGTCGGCCGCCGAGGGTCGATTGATTGAGGATGATGTGCAGCGACACACAACGATGCAGTATCGCAGCCCGGAGATGATCGACGTCTACCGGAAGCAGCCGATTGATGAAAAGAGTGATATCTGGGCGCTTGGTGTGTTCCTGTACAAGCTGTGCTACTATACCACTCCATTTGAAGAGGTTGGGCAGATGGCCATCCTCAACGCCACCTACAAATTCCCCTCCtatccttccttctccgaTCGACTGAAGACATTTATCGGTGAGTTTTTGGACGTCTGACACTTCTGGATTTATTGTCTGACGATCAATAGCATCAATGCTCAAAGAAGATCCGCGGAAGCGCCCAAACATCTACGAGGTGGTGCGCGAGGTTTGTCgcatgcagaagaaggatgtTCCAATTCGCGATGTTCGTAATGTTGAATTCTTATTTTCTATAATGTGCTGACCTGGGCTCCAGATCTACTCCAATCGCACCGCCTCCGAGGCGCGTCGAAACCAAGAACTGCCACCCACGCCCACAGAGGCTCCTGCAGTAGGGGCAAAATTCTCACCACCTATTCAGGAGACCGAAATCATTCCTGAAATTGCACCTATGCGCCGAGGACGGCCGAGCAAGCCCCAATCATCTCAACATAAATCCGCTAAAGCAAGCCCATCAGGAGATCGGGGCCGGGGCCACTCAACAAGCTCACCCACTGATCCCTTTGAAGCTTTGGATGGTGGCGTTgccaggaggaagaagatcgcaGACGAGCTGTCCAATCGATTCCCGACTTTGGATCAGTTTGATATTTTACACGAGAAAGGAGACAGATTCAATTTTGAGCCGACAGCGGAGCCCTCCAAGTCGGACGAGGACGTCTCTCAGAGACTCACCAATGCTTTGGCCGACGAAGCCTTTGCTCCACGGCCGGAGCAGGGGCAGGAAACTCGGCGATCGCAAGTCTCGCCCGTGCGGTCTCCGCCTGCACGTAACGCTCCTCCGCAATCCGCGCCGCTGTATCAGCCTACTCCTCAGCGGCCCTCAATGGTTTCAACTGGGACAATGACTTCTCCTGCGCAGACGCCTCGTATATCAGAGCCGAAGATATCCAGTCGACCGATTTACCGGTTCCCGTCATCGGACGAACGGCAGCCTTCCAGCCAGCCATGGGCGGACGAGGAGCGGACAACGCACAAGATgccgtcgccgaggccggGCACCAGTCCGCGGTTGTCGTCTGACCGGTTATCGATCCACTCGAACTCCGCGCGGCCGTCGATGGAAAAGTTGCGACGGCCGACTGGGTTGGGCTTGGAGCTTGATGATCCCGTCGGACGATCCAAATCCGCCGTGACAAAGGCTCGCCCGGTTTCCATGGGGAAGATGGATCTCCCGCGCGAATCCGAAACAAGTCGATCCTCTATTGATCTGTCTCGCATGGAATACGAGGATGGAGCACCGCTGCGATCTGTTCGTACGGATGTTGAGGACCGGGCCAACATTTCGTCAGATGTCGACTATTTGCGCGcaatggaagaagagagtaATCGGAAACGCGAGAAACGAGTCAGCAGCGGCTCGAAGCACGTCAAGCGCAGCAGTCTGTCCAATCTGTCCCTCTCGGGGACCAAGACCTTGTTTGGTGGCCGCTTTGGTGATGCATTCCGTCGTTTCGAAAGCAGCAACCAGGATGCGCCGCCCACACCGTCGGCAGAGCAGCAAGCTGTGCTTGAACCCGCGGACGACAGTCCCCCGCCGAACGAGGATGTCATTCTGGACGACCTCGATCGCGATGACATCTCCCCGGAAATGCGCCGCGAGTTGGAGCGTCGCCGTCTGTCccaggaggagaagagggtcgCCAACGCCGCGGCTGAGTACCGGCGCCGGGTCGCTGAAGGGGAAGGCGGACGAACAGGCGGCGATGGGCCGCGCGCCCGTGCAATCCAGAACAAGGTGCAGTCCTTGTTTGGCGAATCCAACAAggccgcgccgccgcccaaaaCCGCGACCGGGTACGGTCAGTACACGGAGTCACCCCCCGCTTTGCAGGCAAAGCACGAAGTGCAGACATCGAGCTCTGAGGCGCCACGAGGCATTTCCCAAACCCCAGGTCCCGTCTACGGCGGTCGAGAAGGGCCTATGTCTCCCCCAGACCGTCAAGGAGGTACCAGTGCGCCTCTCCCGCAGTCTTCGACGGGTTACTCCTCGGGCCCACGATCTGGAGCGCGTCCGATGGCACCCCCGAAACCTAAGAATCTTCGGGTTGGCGGTGGGCAAGGGACCTCCCGGCCCAGTACAGGACAAGATGCCAGTCATGCAAATCCCGCTACCCCGGGTGATGACTGGGAAGCCCAATTCACTCGTCGGTTCCCTAGCCTTTCGGGACTGGAGGTGGAGACGGAGATCAAATCGCCCAAGTACCACAGCCTGCGGACACGGAAAGTGTAGATTTTGTGACCTAATACTGTTGCATATATAGAGACACATAGCCTTTGGATATGAAGCGTTGCATTGAGTGGATGTTTATTTATATCGTAACTACATGTAGATTGCAGTACTCGGTGATTAGTTAGGGCtggatatatattttggcAGGGAAGTGAGCTCCCACACCGCCCTTCCACCTCACCTTTGAACATCCTCTTTTCGATGCTCGCACCAGTACCATTTATGCGACATCATGGCCCCAGTGACTCTCCAGACGGTCGATGGTGAGTGCAGTAGAGTGAAACCTAGCCCCTTCAGCTACTGATGGTTGCGCAGACGATCTCAAGGATGTGATCCAGCACCTGTTCGAGATCCAATCCGCCGTCCACGGCTACTTGGGCCCAGAGACTCAGCAAGAGCTGGTCCGAAAGATGTACACAAgccctttctttttttgccaTCTCTGACCAGAATTGACAACGAACTAGCAAAAacctcaccctcaccctctccaccTTATCCGCGCACACGCAACTCCCGGACACAGCCGCGGACCAACACCCTGACTTGTCGTCGGCCGACCCCTCCAACCCCTCGCTCGCCAGCATCCAGCTGCCTCCCGAAATCATCGACTACGTCGACTCCGCGCGCAACCCGGACATCTACACACGCGAGTTCGTGGAGCTGGTGCAGCGCGGCAACCAAGATCTGCGAGGCAAGCGCGAAGCCTTTGCGGGTTTCCGGGACGTGCTGGCCCGCGAGATGCGCAGCGCCATGCCCGAGTGTCGCGACGAAGTGGACCGCGTGGTGCGTGCGACCGGGGGCGGCGAGCCTGAGGTCCCGACGACTGGTGGTTCTGAAGGAATGGGAGGAATGGCAAGAgggccagctgctggtcCCGGCGCAACGTCATGATGATTATGATCGATTCTGGTGCCTCGTCGTGGTCACTATTTACGGTacaggagaaggaggtgtGGTGGGACTACgggaggatgagaatgggGCGCTGGATTCTCAGGATTCAGAGGTTGAAGGAAGGGTGGTTGTTTCGGACCCTCGCGACCCTATCCTATCCCAACGACTCATCCTCTCTGGGTCGCCCCTCGCGCGCCCCGGATTTGAATTGAATTCAGGATGGGGTGCATGGGTTGAGATTTATATTTGGAAGCAAAAGCCACAGCGACGGCGTTTGGGAGTTTTGTGTTCTTAGTGACTTTGTTGCTAAGACGGGTGACTTTGTTGCTAAAACGGGCGGGATCAAATTACTTTTTGCTAAGACCAGGAGTTGGCCCCGTGCTCCGAGACCGGCCTGTTTCAGGATCAATTGCCATTTGACCATTCCCGCATCGGTATCTCACCGAGCCAATTCGTTGTTGTGCTCGGGTGTCCAACTGCCCCATTTAGGAGAAATCTTCTGTAGTTACATGCATCGCTCTTAGCGGATCCGCCacgaggatgagaaggagcACGAGGACTGGGGGGCTGGGATTGATTGTGAGTGGTCTTTGCGCCGCGATGGAGTGACTCACAGTATTTGCAGGGTACTTCTGAACTAGTAATCTTCCACTACAGGAGTGACTCCCTCTCACCGCAAGAATACAGATCTAGCGGCCAGCCAGAGGGGGACAGAGCCGCGTGGTCGCCTCAAACCGCCGGTCACGGTGTATTACCGTAACGCGATGTATAGCGTCGGGCCCAGCCGACTGGACAGGGATGATCATTGCTgagagaggagaaagtcGAGGGATTGGTACGTCAGAGAGAGGACGATTATTATCCGGTCTGCCATAGGAGGCACAGTCACGATTATTGTCATTCTGAGAATAGTCCCGAGTCGCCCTCACTCCATCCAGATCTCGGTCCACTCCGAGGTCTGTTCACCCAAGGGAGCAAAACCAAAATACAGCGGGGCTGCGCTAGGATCGCATCCTTCGTACGGCGCCTCCATCCCGCCCCCCTCGGGTGTATTTCAATACGAACATCGAAATTACCTAAGTAGTCTAGGTGTATGGACTAGGCAAACCCCAGACTTTggtcccccccccccgctGCGGCCGGGGAACAGAATAGGAGGATTACCACTTACTTCCTCatttgcttcttcttcatgaCTGCCTCCGAACCCATCGCATACCACGCCATCACCATACCATCTCTATAGCCTCGTCTACTATGCTCTTCCCCCCCTGACCCCGTTTTTTACCTGCCATGGCCTCCCTCAACGCCCCCGGTGATGGCATCACTGGGGGATACACCGGTTCCTCGCTGGGCATGCGCATCACCATCGCGACCCTCGCCGGCGTCACCTGGTACAACGCCCTCGAGCTgatcatcctcgtcttcgtcacTTTCGCCCAGTATCGCGGCCTGTATTTCTGGAGTCTACtgctctcctcctccctcgGCCTGATTCCGTACTCGCTGGGCTTCCTACTCAAGTTCTTCCAGCTTACCAGTGCGACATGGCTCTCCTGCACGCTGTTGACCATCGGCTGGTGGTGCATGGTCACCGGCCAGTCGGTCGTCCTCTACTCCCGGCTCCATCTGGTCCTGTCCAACCAGCGCGCCCTGCACCGCGTGCTCATCATGATCGTGATCAATGCCTGTATCCTGCACATCCCCACCACCGTCCTGACCTACGGCACCAACCTCGCCCACGGCCCCGAGGAAAAAATCTACAAGCACGGCTATAAcatcatggagaagatccagatGACCGGGTTCTGCCTGCAAGAGTTTATCCTCTCGGGCCTGTACATCTGGGAGACGGTGCGCATGTTGCGCCTCGACCCAGACCGCACCAAGCGCAAGATCATGTACCAGCTGCTGATCATCAACTTGATTATCATTGTCATGGACCTGGGCCTGCTGATCGCCGAGTACATGAACTTCTACATCATGGAGACCATGCTCAAGGGCGCCGTGTACAGCGTCAAGCTCAAGCTCGAATTCGCCGTGCTGGGCAAGCTGATCCATCTGGTCCACAACCACGTGTGGAAACCCGAGTCCTTCTCGGGCCCAAGTGAGTTACCGGACTTTGTCGACGCAACCCGCGTCACCTCCGACCTCACCCACGCCGCCCCGCCCAAGACTCATCGCGGCGGCCCGCGCTGGATGGACGCAGACGACATCTCCATCGCCATGTTCGAGCACTCTCCCACTCACCGCACGGGAAATTCGGACCTGAGCGGCGAGACTACCACCTCCCACATCCACCAATACCAGCGCGATCACAGCCCGACCGACTTCACCAGCTCGATCCATCGATATTCCTACCAAAGTGGGCGCTCGAAGCCCCGCAAGCCAGGATGAAAACCAGAGAGCTTGtgtgcttttttttctgttcttgACGAGCTATGTCTAATGAGATAAACGCCTGTGATATTCACATCCCTTGGATACCCTGGCGGCGCCGCACCCAATGAAACCGGGGAGACGCTAGCCCGAGCCGTCGCGTCCGGCTCTCTGTTACATATATAATCAGAGATTGTTCCACCCAGTGGGTGGTGAAGATGCAGTAATACCCCCTCCACGCCCCACCCCTGCATTTCTTCCACTGTACATGGAGTGGCAGATTGGGAAATTTGTTGTATATACAGTgaaagtgagagagagagagagagcaatcaatcaatcaaacGGGGAAGATCATTATTTTGACTCGGGGATTTGTCGGAGTCACTATCGACTCTACGTATAATTCACCGATTCCCCGTGGGGACTTCGACTTAGGGTTTGTCTGTTTCAGAAGGTCGACATTCTAGCGTTCAGCATGCCAGTTATAAACACGGGGGAACctcgccagccagccacgACAGGTCTGTCTAACAAGCCCTCGCCATGAAACACACCAGTCTGGTTACTCTCCTCGCGGGCATCAGCGCCACCAACGCGGGGAAGAGTGGTGCAGTAAGTAGTGCCCTCCCTGACCTATTGCCGATATTCCGTATTCCAGTTTAAACATCCTCACACCCACGCCACTTCTTCATAGTCCCTCTTGGCGCGCTACTCCGCCCCAGCATGCAGCAATGCGCCCTCAACGCTCTCCCTCCCCGACGCGCCCTACGACAACTTCTTCTACTCCGACTGCAATGTCGCCGCCCAGGCAGTGGTGACCACCCCGCTCCTAGATAGCGACCTCACCCAGATCGGACCGCGTCTGATCGTCGCCTGGCCAGCCGGCAACAGCGGCGCGTGCTGGTTCTTTGCGCCGCAGAATGGCGTCAACGGGTCCCTGTCCATTGCGCTGGTCAATTCCACTGTCGGGAATCCCCTGGCGCCGGTTTACTCTAGCGCCAAGAATGGGAGTGCGAACCCCAGCGTGGGCGTGAAGAGCGTCCTGCGCTTCAACTCCTCTGCTGTTCTCACGATCTCCATCCTGGGTAGTATCCGCACGATTCGTGATTTCACCGAGGGACCCAGTATCCTCTACCCGGAGATCCAGGATGCCATCACCTTCACGACCAACGGCAACGGCGTCCAATTGAACAGGCTGTGGTTGGACAATGTCACCTCCACGACGCTCACCTTCCAGCCCTGGGGCAGCGACAGCACCGGAAAGGCAACGGTAGTCAACCGCACCGTCCACTTCGAGCCGGGCGACTACCTCTTCTCCGCGGCGATGAGCTATCCCCAAATGACTCAGCTCGAGCCCGCCTCTGTGCTGAACTCCCGATCTGCGGATCTGATCACCCAAATGCCAGGCCAGACGGCCGCGCTGTCGTTCCTGTCGTACTCGGAGAAGCTTCTGGCGGGTGCGTGGCGCTTTCTGACGTATTTCGGGCGCGACTCTATGATCTCAGCGCTGCTTCTGGAGCCGGTCCTCAGCAGTGGATCGGGGAGTGCCATGGAGGCGGTTATTGGGGCTGTCCTGGAGAGGGTAAATCGGACGGATGGGAGTGTTTGTCATGAGGAGACTATTGGGTtagtttttttctttttgctaTTCGGGAAAAAGGATCGGTGGAGAGCTGACGTCTCTATATAGGGACTATGCTACCTGGACCAATGAGCAGGAGGGCATATACAGCAATGCCATGAGCTGCGACTACAAGATGGTACGAAGGAACAAGTACAAAAAGACTGTTTGTTTTCATCTGAAACTAACGAACAGCCAGATCGACTCGGACTACTACCTCCCCGTGTTGATGCAGAAGTACTTCCTGCAGAACCCCCTCGGAAAGAGCAGGGCTACCGCGTTCTTCAGGTATGTCATCCCTGACCTAACTCAAAAGGGCATCTTTTGACAGacccctccctctcctccaGTACTCAGGCCGGCTCCGTCAACGCAGCCAACCGCAACCTAACATGGGGTGACCTGGCCCTCATCAACGCCGAGCGCATCATGCGCCTGACCGGCCCGTTTGCCAAAgagcagaccaaggataACCTGATTCATCTGAAGGCGGGGCAGATTGTTGGCCAGTGGCGGGATAGCACATACGGTGTGTCTATCTAGGCGCTCTACTTTGTCTAGGCTAGTACTAACAGACAATCTCGCAGGTATTGGTGGTGGACGTATCCCCTACGACGTCAACACGGCTCTTGCCCCCGCGGCCCTGCGCTCTATCGCCGCTCTCGCTCGCGGTGGAGTGTATCCGCATGAGAAGCAGTGGGCAACGGAAGCAGACAAGAATGCCAAAGTGTGGGAGGACTCGACGCTGCAATTCTTCGAGGTACACCCTCGCCTTCCTAACTACTTCCCTTAATGAACCCCGTATACTAATCAATTGATAAACAGGTAACAATCCCCCGAAAAGAAGCGCAATCCCGCATCGACACCTACCAAACGCGGGCCCCCTTCACCGTCCCAACCAACACATCCCACACCATCGACTCGGACGTAACCTTCCACGCCCTCTCCCTCGACGGCTACGACTCGCTCGCCCAAGTCCAAGTGATGAACACAGACGACTGCTTCCGGCACTTCCtcctcaacaccaccaacgaAGCCCAGCTGACCTCCTTCCTCAACCAAACGGCCTCTAACATCCGTCGCACGTTTCCCGCCGGCCTGATGACCAGCGCCGGCATGGTGGTCGCCAACCCAGCCTTCGGGAGCGAGGATGTCTACGCCCAGAACTGGACCACGGGCGCGTACCATGGGACGGTTGTGTGGTCGTGGCCGCTTGCTATGATGGGGAAGGGGCTGGAGCTGCAGATGGCGAGATGTGAtccgaagacgaagacatCCGCGCCGCAGTTCTGCCATGATGCCTCGGTTCTGGGAAATGTCAAGGCCGCGTATAATTCGCTTTGGGACTCCATCGAGGCCAATTCCCAGCAGCTTTCGACGGAGGTGTGGTCGTGGGTTTATCGCAGTGGCGAGTTCGACGTCACGCCCCTTGGGGTtatgccgccgccgcctggcGCGGGTGCTCAGACTGGTATGTTCTTGTTTccgttttctctttctctttgtctcGTTCTTATAAGGAATGGCTTGTTGTATTCTCGCTATCTGAgttgggttgggtggtgtTGGACATGTTTTCCGCTGACTCTATCTCCAGAATCCGATATCAGGCAGCTATGgtctctttccttcttggcgGTCACCCGGAACGAGAAGTATAAATCATGAACGATGTCCACATTGTACGTACTTGTGAGGAGGTTAGGTACATACTGTGATGATCCCATGAAACTGGCGCATAGTGGTGGATGTCTATTGGCACCGTTGACCTCTTATACATTGAGTATATAGCTGCCCAGATGGCCCCAATTGAACTACGTAGGCTTTGTCTGCTCTGGAGGATACTAGGAACACCATAAAAACCCTTATAATCACCGAAATAAGGCATCGATAGCATGCATAGCAGATGGTTAGGTAAAGGGTATGATTAATTAGCAGACAAGAAAACCCAAAAACAATAGCCTCCTTACTCCAGAACAAAGCTTCACGATGAAAAATGCACATAAAGAGACCTCTTCAGTCATCACTCGCTCCCAATCTCAAACTGACGATatccctccaccaacccATCGGACAGCTTCGACACCGCCACCCAAGCAGGACTAAACTGCCGAATCTCATCGAGCGCCGGAATCGTGCCGATGCGATTATTATCGCTCCACAGACAAGACACTCTTCCAGACAGTTTTGGCTTTTCCTCACCACTAGCAAACTGCACATCCACCGTCCAGGTATGATCCCACTCGCGACTCCACAGGCGGATTTCA of the Penicillium psychrofluorescens genome assembly, chromosome: 1 genome contains:
- a CDS encoding uncharacterized protein (ID:PFLUO_001634-T1.cds;~source:funannotate); this encodes MSSFPSSTRASHGHSNSSHRQFPAYNPVAAVTAPAGTFLPGTKVQVGSHRVVVDKYLSEGGFAHVYVVRLPKGAKGSETAVLKRVAVPDKGALANMRTEVETMKKLKGHRHIVTYIDSHASQLSGGGFEVFLLMEYCAGGGLIDFMNTRLQNRLTEPEIIKIFSDVAEGVATMHYLKPPLLHRDLKVENVLISRSGGSSYYKLCDFGSSAQPRPAAKSAAEGRLIEDDVQRHTTMQYRSPEMIDVYRKQPIDEKSDIWALGVFLYKLCYYTTPFEEVGQMAILNATYKFPSYPSFSDRLKTFIASMLKEDPRKRPNIYEVVREVCRMQKKDVPIRDIYSNRTASEARRNQELPPTPTEAPAVGAKFSPPIQETEIIPEIAPMRRGRPSKPQSSQHKSAKASPSGDRGRGHSTSSPTDPFEALDGGVARRKKIADELSNRFPTLDQFDILHEKGDRFNFEPTAEPSKSDEDVSQRLTNALADEAFAPRPEQGQETRRSQVSPVRSPPARNAPPQSAPLYQPTPQRPSMVSTGTMTSPAQTPRISEPKISSRPIYRFPSSDERQPSSQPWADEERTTHKMPSPRPGTSPRLSSDRLSIHSNSARPSMEKLRRPTGLGLELDDPVGRSKSAVTKARPVSMGKMDLPRESETSRSSIDLSRMEYEDGAPLRSVRTDVEDRANISSDVDYLRAMEEESNRKREKRVSSGSKHVKRSSLSNLSLSGTKTLFGGRFGDAFRRFESSNQDAPPTPSAEQQAVLEPADDSPPPNEDVILDDLDRDDISPEMRRELERRRLSQEEKRVANAAAEYRRRVAEGEGGRTGGDGPRARAIQNKVQSLFGESNKAAPPPKTATGYGQYTESPPALQAKHEVQTSSSEAPRGISQTPGPVYGGREGPMSPPDRQGGTSAPLPQSSTGYSSGPRSGARPMAPPKPKNLRVGGGQGTSRPSTGQDASHANPATPGDDWEAQFTRRFPSLSGLEVETEIKSPKYHSLRTRKV
- a CDS encoding uncharacterized protein (ID:PFLUO_001636-T1.cds;~source:funannotate), producing the protein MASLNAPGDGITGGYTGSSLGMRITIATLAGVTWYNALELIILVFVTFAQYRGLYFWSLLLSSSLGLIPYSLGFLLKFFQLTSATWLSCTLLTIGWWCMVTGQSVVLYSRLHLVLSNQRALHRVLIMIVINACILHIPTTVLTYGTNLAHGPEEKIYKHGYNIMEKIQMTGFCLQEFILSGLYIWETVRMLRLDPDRTKRKIMYQLLIINLIIIVMDLGLLIAEYMNFYIMETMLKGAVYSVKLKLEFAVLGKLIHLVHNHVWKPESFSGPSELPDFVDATRVTSDLTHAAPPKTHRGGPRWMDADDISIAMFEHSPTHRTGNSDLSGETTTSHIHQYQRDHSPTDFTSSIHRYSYQSGRSKPRKPG
- a CDS encoding uncharacterized protein (ID:PFLUO_001635-T1.cds;~source:funannotate) is translated as MAPVTLQTVDDDLKDVIQHLFEIQSAVHGYLGPETQQELVRKIKNLTLTLSTLSAHTQLPDTAADQHPDLSSADPSNPSLASIQLPPEIIDYVDSARNPDIYTREFVELVQRGNQDLRGKREAFAGFRDVLAREMRSAMPECRDEVDRVVRATGGGEPEVPTTGGSEGMGGMARGPAAGPGATS
- a CDS encoding uncharacterized protein (ID:PFLUO_001637-T1.cds;~source:funannotate), translated to MKHTSLVTLLAGISATNAGKSGASLLARYSAPACSNAPSTLSLPDAPYDNFFYSDCNVAAQAVVTTPLLDSDLTQIGPRLIVAWPAGNSGACWFFAPQNGVNGSLSIALVNSTVGNPLAPVYSSAKNGSANPSVGVKSVLRFNSSAVLTISILGSIRTIRDFTEGPSILYPEIQDAITFTTNGNGVQLNRLWLDNVTSTTLTFQPWGSDSTGKATVVNRTVHFEPGDYLFSAAMSYPQMTQLEPASVLNSRSADLITQMPGQTAALSFLSYSEKLLAGAWRFLTYFGRDSMISALLLEPVLSSGSGSAMEAVIGAVLERVNRTDGSVCHEETIGDYATWTNEQEGIYSNAMSCDYKMIDSDYYLPVLMQKYFLQNPLGKSRATAFFSTQAGSVNAANRNLTWGDLALINAERIMRLTGPFAKEQTKDNLIHLKAGQIVGQWRDSTYGIGGGRIPYDVNTALAPAALRSIAALARGGVYPHEKQWATEADKNAKVWEDSTLQFFEVTIPRKEAQSRIDTYQTRAPFTVPTNTSHTIDSDVTFHALSLDGYDSLAQVQVMNTDDCFRHFLLNTTNEAQLTSFLNQTASNIRRTFPAGLMTSAGMVVANPAFGSEDVYAQNWTTGAYHGTVVWSWPLAMMGKGLELQMARCDPKTKTSAPQFCHDASVLGNVKAAYNSLWDSIEANSQQLSTEVWSWVYRSGEFDVTPLGVMPPPPGAGAQTESDIRQLWSLSFLAVTRNEKYKS